One window of Agromyces rhizosphaerae genomic DNA carries:
- a CDS encoding putative F420-0 ABC transporter permease subunit, producing the protein MTQQTDATERASRATAASARAGAAASGAAPGSAPDAPVGSAARGTPPRGARRGLRTAGWAVLLGVALVASVVVAVTIGPASLSPADVLASVLAHLGVGEPTLSPLRDGIVWELRMPRVLTAAAVGAGLALCGAVMQALTRNPLADPYLLGLSSGASVGAVVVIVLGAGLLLPVAAFAGALVALVATLGLASAAGTLTPTRTVLAGLAVSSVFGAITSLVIFWSATGDSYREILNWLLGSLAGTDWTSVAIAGGAVVLIGLPLIASARTLDAFAFGDTAAAALGVHVGRSRALLLTGTALLTGALVAVSGAIGFVGLILPHAVRLLVGSRHRALLPLSALAGALFLVWADTGARTLFDPRELPVGILTALIGGPVFALIMLRSRRIS; encoded by the coding sequence ATGACACAGCAGACGGATGCCACGGAGCGCGCGTCGCGCGCCACCGCGGCGTCCGCGCGTGCGGGCGCCGCTGCGTCCGGGGCGGCGCCGGGTTCCGCTCCGGACGCGCCGGTAGGTTCCGCTGCACGCGGCACGCCGCCGCGCGGCGCGCGACGGGGCCTGCGCACAGCGGGCTGGGCGGTGCTGCTCGGCGTCGCCCTCGTGGCATCCGTCGTCGTGGCCGTGACCATCGGACCCGCCAGCCTCAGCCCCGCCGACGTGCTCGCGAGCGTGCTCGCGCACCTCGGCGTCGGCGAGCCGACCCTGTCGCCGCTGCGCGACGGCATCGTCTGGGAGCTGCGCATGCCGCGCGTGCTCACCGCCGCCGCGGTCGGCGCCGGCCTCGCGCTGTGCGGCGCGGTCATGCAGGCGCTCACGCGCAATCCGCTCGCCGACCCGTACCTGCTCGGCCTCTCGTCGGGCGCGTCGGTCGGCGCGGTCGTGGTGATCGTGCTCGGCGCGGGCCTGCTGCTGCCGGTCGCCGCGTTCGCCGGCGCGCTCGTCGCCCTCGTCGCGACGCTCGGCCTCGCGAGCGCCGCCGGCACGCTCACGCCGACCCGCACCGTGCTCGCCGGCCTCGCCGTGTCGAGCGTGTTCGGCGCGATCACGAGCCTCGTCATCTTCTGGAGCGCGACCGGCGACAGCTACCGCGAGATCCTCAACTGGCTGCTCGGCTCGCTCGCCGGCACCGACTGGACGTCGGTCGCGATCGCCGGTGGCGCCGTCGTGCTCATCGGGCTGCCGCTCATCGCGAGCGCGCGCACGCTCGACGCCTTCGCGTTCGGCGACACCGCGGCCGCGGCGCTCGGCGTGCACGTCGGCCGCAGCCGCGCGCTGCTGCTCACCGGCACCGCGCTGCTCACGGGCGCGCTCGTCGCGGTCTCCGGGGCGATCGGATTCGTCGGCCTGATCCTCCCGCACGCCGTTCGCCTGCTCGTCGGCTCGCGCCACCGCGCCCTGCTGCCGCTGTCCGCCCTCGCGGGCGCGCTGTTCCTCGTCTGGGCCGACACCGGCGCGCGCACGCTCTTCGACCCGCGCGAGCTGCCCGTCGGCATCCTCACCGCCCTCATCGGCGGACCCGTATTCGCCCTGATCATGCTCCGCAGCCGGAGGATCTCATGA
- a CDS encoding ABC transporter permease produces MITTAPRVLRPRNLVGGEAKWRWLLLAVIAAILVVWEASVTWLQLVPAAFLPPPTAVFASFVQLLVDPEFWQAFVFSFQNLVIGLLMAVVVGVTVGLAVGWSPVLRFTVAPFLWLLYSTPKVALAPLFILVLGLGNESKIALVFLLAVFPIILNTMEGAVTVSDSLVNAGRVYGVNGVALGWKVIFPATLPYSLAGIQRGAALGFTGEVLGEFLGGTGGLGHMLEYAAYQFQMDEAIAMVIVMVVIANLTLVLIAALRKRLAPWYDDRQIMGAS; encoded by the coding sequence ATGATCACGACCGCACCCCGCGTGCTGCGCCCGCGCAACCTGGTGGGCGGCGAGGCGAAGTGGCGCTGGCTGCTGCTCGCGGTGATCGCCGCGATCCTCGTCGTCTGGGAGGCATCCGTCACCTGGCTGCAGCTCGTGCCCGCCGCGTTCCTCCCGCCGCCCACCGCCGTCTTCGCGTCGTTCGTGCAGCTGCTCGTCGACCCGGAGTTCTGGCAGGCGTTCGTCTTCAGCTTCCAGAACCTCGTCATCGGCCTGCTGATGGCCGTGGTCGTCGGCGTCACCGTCGGCCTCGCGGTCGGCTGGTCGCCGGTGCTGCGGTTCACGGTCGCGCCGTTCCTCTGGCTGCTCTACTCGACGCCCAAGGTCGCGCTCGCGCCGCTGTTCATCCTCGTGCTCGGGCTCGGCAACGAGTCGAAGATCGCCCTGGTGTTCCTGCTCGCGGTGTTCCCGATCATCCTGAACACGATGGAGGGCGCCGTCACGGTGAGCGACTCGCTCGTGAACGCCGGCCGCGTCTACGGGGTCAACGGCGTCGCGCTCGGCTGGAAGGTCATCTTCCCGGCGACACTGCCGTATTCCCTCGCGGGCATCCAGCGCGGCGCGGCCCTCGGGTTCACCGGCGAGGTGCTCGGCGAGTTCCTCGGCGGCACCGGTGGGCTCGGCCACATGCTCGAGTACGCCGCCTACCAGTTCCAGATGGACGAGGCGATCGCCATGGTCATCGTCATGGTGGTCATCGCGAACCTCACGCTCGTGCTCATCGCGGCGCTGCGCAAGCGCCTCGCGCCCTGGTACGACGACCGGCAGATCATGGGCGCGTCCTGA
- a CDS encoding ABC transporter ATP-binding protein encodes MTRTTPDPIALESSRSAGVRGPEATLRDDSANPPGPAGPASGLAGERVRFTRGERLIVDDVDITVPVGSVGALVGPNGAGKSTLLHLVAGLERADAGAVRFGDRDLSTLRRRHRARVIALAEQEVRDEPGLRVHEVVALGRTPHLGAFQGLGEFDRALVQRCIDDAGLAHLADREYGTLSGGERQRVNLARALAQEPALLLLDEPTNHLDIRAQLTTLSLLGELARGGLTVLAALHDLGLAAAYADHIVVLHGGRVVAAGPAAETLTPELIHDVWGVRADVLEHPRTGRPLIAYVDDRD; translated from the coding sequence ATGACCCGCACCACGCCCGACCCCATTGCCCTCGAGTCGTCACGAAGTGCCGGAGTCCGCGGGCCCGAAGCGACACTTCGTGACGACTCGGCGAACCCGCCGGGCCCGGCGGGCCCGGCGAGCGGGCTCGCGGGCGAACGGGTGCGGTTCACGCGTGGAGAGCGGCTCATCGTCGACGACGTCGACATCACGGTGCCGGTCGGGTCGGTGGGCGCGCTGGTCGGGCCCAACGGTGCGGGCAAGTCGACGCTGCTGCACCTGGTGGCTGGGCTCGAGCGGGCGGATGCGGGTGCCGTGCGCTTCGGCGACCGCGACCTGTCGACGTTGCGGCGTCGTCACCGCGCCCGGGTGATCGCGCTCGCCGAGCAGGAGGTGCGCGACGAGCCGGGCCTGCGCGTGCACGAGGTCGTCGCCCTCGGGCGCACGCCGCACCTCGGCGCGTTCCAGGGGCTCGGCGAGTTCGACCGCGCGCTCGTGCAGCGCTGCATCGACGACGCCGGGCTCGCGCACCTCGCCGACCGCGAGTACGGCACGCTCTCGGGCGGCGAGCGCCAGCGCGTGAACCTCGCCCGCGCCCTCGCGCAGGAGCCCGCGCTGCTGCTGCTCGACGAGCCGACGAACCACCTCGACATCCGTGCGCAGCTCACCACGCTCTCGCTGCTCGGCGAGCTCGCGCGCGGCGGGCTCACGGTGCTCGCGGCGCTCCACGACCTCGGCCTCGCCGCCGCCTACGCCGACCACATCGTGGTGCTGCACGGCGGCCGCGTCGTCGCGGCCGGCCCCGCCGCCGAGACCCTCACGCCCGAACTGATCCACGACGTGTGGGGCGTCCGCGCCGACGTGCTCGAGCACCCGCGCACGGGCCGCCCCCTCATCGCCTACGTCGACGACCGCGACTGA
- a CDS encoding dihydroorotase, whose amino-acid sequence MSIDLRISGGVVMTPSGPTTADVLVAGGRIAGIVGSDVSIESDRTIDATGRLVLPGMVDVHVHTREPGYEHKDDILTTTQQAAAGGVTTIFGMPNLQPPTTDVATLSDVFERYGRTSIVDWNHNPAPTKPAEIQGMSDLGIRAYKIYMVVDTGRTYPHPAGTGMHDHGHLLQIMDHIVATGKRFIIHPHDQALMDYIEGQYLARGENTPEGYASAYAAREGVIWDTAIDVVLRLAEASGCPVHIAHIQTRRSIEAVRRAKAAGVDVTCEVNHWAPFLSTWEDVQVLGPYALSYWVPDDNRAAVWEGMRDGTIDIASSDHAPHTREEKEIGWTEMWSAHTGTPGIQYYYELMLDAVNRGELSLQRAIDMVATVPAEKFGLEGVKGSLVVGADADIVIADMAHEWTITNDDVMSKTGWTPYDGRTVSARIERTIVRGRDVYADGAVVGEPGYGVLAAARNDPAAQAAEHTADLAGKDLK is encoded by the coding sequence GTGAGCATCGACCTCAGGATCTCCGGCGGCGTCGTGATGACGCCCTCCGGCCCCACCACCGCCGACGTCCTCGTCGCCGGCGGCCGCATCGCCGGCATCGTCGGCAGCGACGTCTCGATCGAGTCGGACCGCACGATCGACGCGACCGGCCGGCTCGTGCTGCCCGGCATGGTCGACGTGCACGTGCACACGCGCGAGCCGGGCTACGAGCACAAGGACGACATCCTGACCACCACGCAGCAGGCCGCCGCCGGCGGGGTCACGACCATCTTCGGCATGCCGAACCTGCAGCCGCCGACCACCGACGTCGCGACCCTCTCCGACGTCTTCGAGCGCTACGGCCGCACCTCGATCGTCGACTGGAACCACAACCCGGCGCCGACGAAGCCCGCCGAGATCCAGGGCATGTCCGACCTGGGCATCCGCGCCTACAAGATCTACATGGTCGTCGACACCGGTCGCACCTACCCGCACCCGGCCGGCACCGGCATGCACGACCACGGCCACCTGCTGCAGATCATGGACCACATCGTGGCCACCGGGAAGCGGTTCATCATCCACCCGCACGACCAGGCGCTGATGGACTACATCGAGGGCCAGTACCTGGCCCGCGGCGAGAACACCCCCGAGGGCTACGCGTCGGCGTACGCGGCACGCGAGGGCGTCATCTGGGACACGGCGATCGACGTCGTGCTGCGCCTGGCCGAGGCATCCGGATGCCCCGTGCACATCGCGCACATCCAGACCCGCCGCTCGATCGAGGCCGTGCGTCGCGCGAAGGCCGCGGGCGTCGACGTCACCTGCGAGGTGAACCACTGGGCGCCGTTCCTCTCCACCTGGGAGGACGTGCAGGTGCTCGGGCCGTACGCGCTGTCGTACTGGGTGCCCGACGACAACCGCGCCGCCGTCTGGGAGGGCATGCGCGACGGCACCATCGACATCGCCAGCTCCGACCACGCGCCGCACACGCGCGAGGAGAAGGAGATCGGCTGGACCGAGATGTGGAGCGCCCACACCGGCACGCCGGGCATCCAGTACTACTACGAGCTCATGCTCGACGCCGTCAACCGCGGCGAGCTGAGCCTGCAGCGCGCGATCGACATGGTCGCGACCGTGCCGGCGGAGAAGTTCGGCCTCGAGGGCGTGAAGGGCTCGCTCGTGGTCGGCGCCGACGCCGACATCGTGATCGCCGACATGGCCCACGAGTGGACCATCACCAACGACGACGTCATGTCGAAGACCGGGTGGACCCCCTACGACGGCCGCACGGTCAGCGCGCGCATCGAGCGCACGATCGTGCGCGGCCGCGACGTCTACGCCGACGGCGCCGTCGTCGGCGAGCCCGGGTACGGCGTGCTCGCCGCAGCCCGCAACGACCCCGCGGCCCAGGCCGCCGAGCACACGGCCGACCTGGCCGGGAAGGACCTGAAGTGA
- a CDS encoding ABC transporter permease, with translation MSTLLASGPNLGKGGAAAWLASLDTRGKAVVIAVEVVILLALWELVVGVLGWINPVFFPPPSAIAGGFGELVASGALWSNIAISMQAWLTGFAIAVVVGVPVGLLMGSSLPVDRVVGPIAWTIYATPAIAYQPLAKAWFGFGIGPVIFLVTISALFPILLNIAAGMRTTSQSIIRAGRVYGGSRMDLYRKVFLPTTVPFLFAGLRQAVVLATIGMVVAELAGSSSGMGALIIRSANTYQTDQAFAAIAVVVVWSVGMTQVMTGIERWVAPWTRKARR, from the coding sequence ATGAGCACCCTCCTCGCCTCCGGGCCGAACCTCGGCAAGGGCGGCGCAGCGGCGTGGCTCGCGAGCCTCGACACTCGCGGCAAGGCCGTCGTCATCGCGGTCGAGGTCGTCATACTCCTGGCGCTGTGGGAACTCGTCGTCGGCGTGCTCGGCTGGATCAACCCGGTCTTCTTCCCGCCGCCGTCGGCCATCGCCGGCGGGTTCGGCGAGCTGGTCGCCAGCGGCGCGCTCTGGTCGAACATCGCCATCTCGATGCAGGCGTGGCTCACCGGCTTCGCGATCGCCGTGGTGGTCGGCGTGCCGGTGGGGCTGCTCATGGGCAGCTCGCTGCCGGTCGACCGGGTCGTCGGCCCGATCGCCTGGACGATCTACGCGACCCCCGCGATCGCCTACCAGCCGCTCGCCAAGGCGTGGTTCGGGTTCGGCATCGGCCCCGTGATCTTCCTGGTCACGATCAGCGCCCTGTTCCCGATCCTGCTGAACATCGCCGCGGGCATGCGCACGACGAGCCAGTCGATCATCCGAGCGGGTCGCGTCTACGGCGGCTCGCGCATGGACCTGTACCGCAAGGTGTTCCTGCCGACGACCGTGCCGTTCCTGTTCGCCGGCCTGCGGCAGGCGGTCGTGCTCGCCACGATCGGCATGGTCGTCGCCGAGCTCGCCGGCTCGTCGTCGGGCATGGGTGCGCTCATCATCCGCTCGGCGAACACCTACCAGACCGACCAGGCCTTCGCCGCGATCGCGGTGGTGGTCGTGTGGAGCGTCGGCATGACGCAGGTGATGACCGGCATCGAACGCTGGGTCGCGCCGTGGACGAGGAAGGCCCGCCGATGA
- a CDS encoding putative F420-0 ABC transporter substrate-binding protein, with protein MPAASVSPRRALAATLPLAALLLAGCATADAPAETGAPEAAAGYPLTIDNCGTEVTFDAAPERVVTVKSSTYELMLALGLGDRIVGVAFTDGPVPEAYSGLSDEIPVLSDRVPSQEVTLAAEPDLVFAGWESNFSADGAGERDTLEQLGVHTYVAPAACKAEGYMPDPLTFDEVFAEFTEAGAIFDVPAAAEGLIAGQQAALDAIVPNSEGLTALWYSSGEDTPYVGAGIGAPQMIMDAAGLTNIAADVHDTWTSMGWEAIVDAEPDVIVLVDAAWNTADQKIALLESNPATAALPAVQQQRYVIVDFPATEAGVRNVSAVESIVAQLEELG; from the coding sequence ATGCCCGCTGCATCCGTCTCCCCCCGCCGCGCCCTCGCGGCGACCCTCCCCCTCGCCGCCCTGCTGCTCGCCGGCTGCGCGACCGCCGACGCACCCGCCGAGACCGGTGCGCCCGAGGCCGCCGCCGGCTACCCGCTCACGATCGACAACTGCGGCACCGAGGTGACCTTCGACGCCGCCCCCGAGCGCGTGGTCACCGTCAAGTCGTCGACCTACGAGCTGATGCTCGCGCTCGGCCTCGGCGACCGCATCGTCGGCGTCGCGTTCACCGACGGGCCCGTGCCCGAGGCGTACTCGGGGCTGTCCGACGAGATCCCCGTGCTGAGCGACCGCGTGCCGTCGCAGGAGGTCACCCTCGCCGCCGAGCCCGACCTGGTCTTCGCCGGGTGGGAGTCGAACTTCTCGGCCGACGGCGCCGGCGAGCGCGACACGCTCGAGCAGCTCGGCGTGCACACCTACGTCGCCCCCGCAGCGTGCAAGGCCGAGGGCTACATGCCCGACCCGCTCACCTTCGACGAGGTGTTCGCGGAGTTCACCGAGGCCGGCGCGATCTTCGACGTGCCCGCCGCAGCCGAGGGGCTCATCGCCGGGCAGCAGGCCGCACTCGACGCGATCGTGCCGAACTCCGAGGGCCTCACCGCGCTCTGGTACAGCTCGGGCGAGGACACCCCGTACGTCGGCGCGGGCATCGGCGCACCGCAGATGATCATGGACGCCGCCGGGCTCACCAACATCGCCGCCGACGTGCACGACACGTGGACCTCGATGGGCTGGGAGGCGATCGTCGACGCCGAGCCCGACGTGATCGTGCTGGTCGACGCCGCCTGGAACACCGCCGACCAGAAGATCGCGCTGCTCGAGTCGAACCCCGCGACCGCCGCGCTGCCCGCCGTGCAGCAGCAGCGCTACGTGATCGTCGACTTCCCCGCGACCGAGGCCGGCGTGCGCAACGTGAGCGCGGTCGAGTCCATCGTCGCGCAGCTCGAGGAGCTCGGGTAG
- a CDS encoding LLM class flavin-dependent oxidoreductase, with amino-acid sequence MKFGLLLPHFGEQASREKLLEGSKLAEDKGFDSVWVRDHLVFEPHGEMEKPNRTFYDALTTLTAIGAVTEKLELGTGSLIPFRHPLVTALMAGTITQLVGPRLILGFGAGTFDHEFEAIGWGDLDRVEAVRSNAEILKRVFTENDVTYDDGVFSFENVTIEPKPVGGRVPFWYCGATPRSARLAAEYADGWMPGRISLATMDRRIQKMREMTDASGRPMPTVAVIPPTSIEETREEALQHVNVPGLLAWANKAKFAVKPPSGTFETVEDLEGQLIVGNPDEAVEEIRKFQALGVEHLVFDFRFKFDRFFEQIELLGSEVLPKLR; translated from the coding sequence ATGAAGTTCGGACTGCTGCTGCCCCACTTCGGCGAGCAAGCCAGCCGCGAGAAGCTGCTCGAGGGCTCCAAGCTCGCCGAGGACAAGGGCTTCGACTCGGTGTGGGTGCGCGACCACCTCGTCTTCGAGCCGCACGGCGAGATGGAGAAGCCCAACCGCACCTTCTACGACGCGCTCACGACGCTCACCGCGATCGGCGCCGTCACCGAGAAGCTCGAGCTGGGCACCGGCTCGCTCATCCCGTTCCGCCACCCGCTCGTCACCGCGCTCATGGCCGGCACGATCACCCAGCTCGTCGGGCCGCGCCTGATCCTCGGGTTCGGCGCCGGCACGTTCGACCACGAGTTCGAGGCGATCGGCTGGGGCGACCTCGACCGCGTCGAGGCGGTGCGCTCCAACGCCGAGATCCTGAAGCGCGTGTTCACCGAGAACGACGTGACCTACGACGACGGTGTCTTCTCGTTCGAGAACGTGACGATCGAGCCGAAGCCCGTGGGCGGCCGCGTGCCGTTCTGGTACTGCGGTGCGACCCCCCGCTCGGCGCGCCTCGCGGCCGAGTACGCCGACGGCTGGATGCCGGGCCGCATCTCGCTCGCGACGATGGACCGCCGCATCCAGAAGATGCGCGAGATGACGGATGCCTCGGGCCGGCCCATGCCGACCGTCGCCGTGATCCCCCCGACGTCGATCGAGGAGACCCGCGAGGAGGCGCTGCAGCACGTGAACGTGCCCGGCCTGCTCGCGTGGGCCAACAAGGCCAAGTTCGCGGTCAAGCCCCCCTCGGGTACCTTCGAGACCGTCGAGGACCTGGAGGGCCAGCTCATCGTCGGCAACCCGGACGAGGCCGTCGAGGAGATCAGGAAGTTCCAGGCGCTGGGCGTCGAGCACCTGGTGTTCGACTTCCGGTTCAAGTTCGACCGTTTCTTCGAGCAGATCGAGCTCCTCGGCAGCGAGGTGCTGCCGAAGCTGCGCTGA
- a CDS encoding ABC transporter ATP-binding protein gives MTETSERDESTAAEPLISVRDLSVRYNVARTGNTLTAIEGVDLDVREGEFITVLGPSGCGKTTFMNVIAGLVAPTTGSVTVDGKPVTGPGPDRAVVFQDYALLPWRTVFDNVKFGLEMQKGLKGDGWRGRVQEAIELVGLSGFESSYPRELSGGMQQRVGLARAIVAKPRILLMDEPLGAVDALTREVMRDEIEKLIAATGKTVLFITHSIEEAILLGDRIVVFKSHPGAIKEIIETRLDRPRSERSVQSDPRFLELRDHLWDALQGEATAAAHSSSTKTRATKVQDG, from the coding sequence ATGACCGAGACGAGCGAACGCGACGAGAGCACGGCGGCCGAGCCGCTGATCTCGGTGCGCGACCTGAGCGTGCGGTACAACGTGGCCCGCACCGGCAACACCCTGACCGCCATCGAGGGCGTCGACCTCGACGTGCGCGAGGGCGAGTTCATCACCGTGCTCGGCCCCTCGGGCTGCGGCAAGACGACGTTCATGAACGTGATCGCCGGGCTGGTCGCGCCGACGACCGGCTCGGTGACCGTCGACGGGAAGCCGGTCACCGGCCCGGGGCCGGACCGCGCGGTGGTGTTCCAGGACTACGCGCTGCTGCCGTGGCGCACGGTGTTCGACAACGTGAAGTTCGGCCTCGAGATGCAGAAGGGGCTGAAGGGCGACGGCTGGCGTGGCCGCGTGCAGGAGGCGATCGAGCTGGTCGGCCTCTCGGGCTTCGAGTCGTCGTACCCGCGGGAGCTGTCGGGCGGCATGCAGCAGCGCGTCGGCCTCGCCCGCGCGATCGTCGCGAAGCCGCGCATCCTGCTCATGGACGAGCCGCTCGGCGCCGTCGATGCGCTCACCCGCGAGGTCATGCGCGACGAGATCGAGAAGCTCATCGCCGCGACCGGCAAGACCGTGCTCTTCATCACGCACTCGATCGAGGAGGCGATCCTGCTGGGCGACCGCATCGTCGTCTTCAAGAGCCACCCGGGTGCGATCAAGGAGATCATCGAGACCCGGCTCGACCGGCCGCGCTCCGAGCGCAGCGTGCAGTCCGACCCGCGGTTCCTCGAGCTGCGCGACCACCTGTGGGACGCGCTGCAGGGCGAGGCGACGGCGGCCGCGCACAGCTCGAGCACGAAGACGCGCGCGACGAAGGTGCAGGACGGATGA
- a CDS encoding aquaporin, with protein sequence MNAASARRLTAEFLGSAGLATVVIGSGIMGASLTDDTGLALLINSIATAFGLAVLILAYQTVSGAHFNPVVSLVDAALGYRGWGDVARYIPVQVIGCLAGAVVANLMFALPAATWSTTDRATPAHLLAEVVATAGLVGLIFALARTGRAAWAGPAVGAYIGAAYFFTSSTSFANPAITVGRMISDTFAGIAPASVLPYIGAQLVGAAIALVVVRFLFPKPLPHAA encoded by the coding sequence GTGAACGCGGCATCCGCCCGCCGTCTCACCGCGGAGTTCCTGGGCAGTGCCGGGCTCGCGACCGTCGTGATCGGCTCCGGCATCATGGGCGCCTCGCTCACCGACGACACCGGTCTCGCGCTGCTGATCAACTCGATCGCGACCGCGTTCGGGCTCGCCGTGCTGATCCTCGCGTACCAGACCGTCAGCGGCGCGCACTTCAACCCCGTGGTCTCGCTCGTCGACGCCGCGCTGGGATACCGCGGCTGGGGCGACGTGGCGCGCTACATCCCGGTGCAGGTGATCGGATGCCTCGCCGGCGCCGTCGTCGCCAACCTCATGTTCGCGCTGCCCGCCGCCACCTGGAGCACGACCGATCGCGCGACGCCCGCGCACCTGCTCGCCGAGGTCGTCGCGACCGCCGGGCTCGTCGGGCTGATCTTCGCGCTCGCACGCACGGGGCGTGCCGCGTGGGCCGGGCCCGCCGTCGGCGCGTACATCGGCGCGGCGTACTTCTTCACGTCGTCGACGAGCTTCGCGAACCCGGCGATCACGGTCGGCCGCATGATCTCGGACACGTTCGCGGGCATCGCCCCGGCATCCGTGCTCCCCTACATCGGCGCGCAGCTCGTGGGCGCGGCGATCGCGCTCGTCGTCGTGCGCTTCCTCTTCCCGAAGCCGCTGCCGCACGCCGCCTGA
- a CDS encoding alpha/beta hydrolase → MKTTPVEFFSEGDRIAGLWRTPDGDGPFRAIVQGPGWLGLKDAKLYVRYHEALVAAGFGVLVFDYRGFGDSGGDRGILSPVRQLQDLVNAVTYLTIRDDVVADAIGVFGTGGTGGGNAVLLADADPRVRAAVSQVPVADGADWLHRMRPEHEWLSFLAGLEEDRRARVATGTGRLVHPREEIMVPTPERRATKIKADVDDRIPSAVPLSAADEILAYRPIDAAERLTTPLLVIGVEGDATTPTDHAERLYEAAQGPKQLIMQRHTTHYAAYDRYWTQTTPRIVDWLDRHVQPSDVVARTAAADGAAETTEHMEAPQ, encoded by the coding sequence ATGAAGACCACCCCGGTCGAGTTCTTCAGCGAGGGGGACCGCATCGCCGGCCTCTGGCGCACGCCCGACGGCGACGGGCCGTTCCGCGCGATCGTGCAGGGGCCGGGCTGGCTCGGCCTCAAGGACGCCAAGCTCTACGTGCGCTACCACGAGGCCCTCGTGGCGGCCGGCTTCGGCGTGCTGGTCTTCGACTACCGCGGCTTCGGCGACTCCGGCGGCGACCGAGGCATCCTCTCGCCCGTCCGCCAGCTCCAGGACCTGGTCAACGCGGTCACCTACCTGACGATCCGCGACGACGTGGTCGCCGACGCGATCGGCGTCTTCGGCACCGGCGGCACCGGCGGCGGCAACGCCGTGCTCCTTGCCGACGCCGACCCGCGCGTGCGCGCCGCGGTCAGCCAGGTGCCCGTCGCCGACGGCGCCGACTGGCTGCACCGCATGCGCCCCGAGCACGAGTGGCTCTCGTTCCTCGCCGGGCTCGAGGAGGACCGCCGGGCTCGGGTCGCCACCGGCACCGGCCGGCTCGTGCACCCGCGCGAGGAGATCATGGTGCCGACGCCCGAGCGCCGCGCGACCAAGATCAAGGCCGACGTCGACGACCGCATCCCGAGCGCCGTGCCGCTCTCGGCCGCCGACGAGATCCTCGCCTACCGCCCCATCGACGCGGCCGAGCGGCTCACCACCCCGCTGCTCGTGATCGGCGTCGAGGGCGATGCGACCACGCCGACAGACCACGCCGAGCGCCTCTACGAGGCCGCGCAGGGACCGAAGCAGCTCATCATGCAGCGGCACACCACGCACTACGCGGCGTACGACCGCTACTGGACCCAGACGACCCCGCGCATCGTCGACTGGCTCGACCGGCACGTGCAGCCGAGCGATGTCGTCGCGCGCACCGCGGCCGCCGACGGCGCGGCCGAGACCACCGAGCACATGGAGGCACCCCAGTGA
- a CDS encoding ArsR/SmtB family transcription factor → MTVGADSAASAAACCAPLVTEPLGHDEAVELAHALKALADPTRLRLMSIVAASEGGEACVCDLIEPVGLSQSTVSHHLKVLTEAGFLTRSQRGTWAYFSLVPGALEGLAAVLGDA, encoded by the coding sequence GTGACGGTCGGCGCCGACTCCGCCGCATCCGCCGCCGCCTGCTGCGCACCGCTCGTCACCGAGCCGCTCGGCCACGACGAGGCCGTCGAGCTCGCGCACGCGCTCAAGGCGCTCGCCGACCCGACGCGTCTGCGCCTGATGTCGATCGTCGCCGCGTCCGAGGGCGGCGAGGCGTGCGTCTGCGACCTGATCGAGCCGGTCGGGCTCAGCCAGTCCACGGTCTCGCATCACCTCAAGGTGCTGACCGAGGCCGGGTTCCTCACCCGGTCGCAGCGCGGCACCTGGGCGTACTTCTCGCTCGTCCCCGGCGCGCTCGAGGGCCTCGCCGCCGTGCTGGGCGACGCGTGA
- a CDS encoding RidA family protein, which yields MQKEIIVPEGVYPPTADFSQAIRVSGGDLLFVSGIIGYRLDGTMPTTAVEQAEVAFDNLRRVLESAGGTMADIVKVNVYLGEDFRLMRDELREVRARFFTNDFPVSTLVQVAGFANPDYLFEIEAIAALPSKE from the coding sequence ATGCAGAAGGAGATCATCGTCCCCGAGGGCGTCTACCCGCCCACGGCCGACTTCAGCCAGGCCATCCGGGTCTCGGGCGGCGACCTGCTGTTCGTGAGCGGCATCATCGGCTACCGGCTCGACGGCACCATGCCGACGACCGCGGTCGAGCAGGCCGAGGTCGCGTTCGACAACCTCCGCCGGGTGCTCGAGTCGGCCGGCGGCACCATGGCCGACATCGTCAAGGTCAACGTGTACCTGGGCGAGGACTTCCGGCTCATGCGCGACGAGCTGCGGGAGGTGCGTGCCCGGTTCTTCACGAACGACTTCCCCGTGTCGACGCTCGTGCAGGTCGCCGGCTTCGCCAACCCCGACTACCTGTTCGAGATCGAGGCCATCGCGGCCCTGCCGTCGAAGGAGTAG